Proteins encoded within one genomic window of Columba livia isolate bColLiv1 breed racing homer chromosome 1, bColLiv1.pat.W.v2, whole genome shotgun sequence:
- the LOC102098357 gene encoding heat shock 70 kDa protein 12A-like → MDQEFRSSYVFVRVCAGGTIDITVHEIQENHHLKELHKATGGGWGGNRVDENFTHFLKEIFDDGVWDEYVKNHPTELQHMLYSFSLQKCSASREAVYIHCYYNLTRVANSKKDISHFFKNAKGAVWCDGMIMITYEKMKSFFDYSIKNIICALREILDKPEIAKVKYILLVGGFASSVILRDAISQAFGEKYHIFCPLEVQVAVAKGAVLFGVNPDIVASRVSAWTYGLAVTQEFDATIHDFRKKRVSKADGYTYSVDIFKKLVGIGDTVNINEVAHYYFHPTEPDQTSVHFSFHGTEKQDALYVDEEEIERLGSCIVPMPDTTLGKKLKLKLDIKFGLTEFKATCTDVTSNESQTVMIDFLSV, encoded by the exons ATGGACCAGGAGTTCAGAAG tTCATATGTTTTTGTACGTGTGTGTGCAGGTGGAACAATAGACATCACAGTACATGAGATCCAAGAAAACCATCACTTGAAGGAGTTACACAAGGCAACTGGAGGTGGATGGGGAGGCAACAGAGTAGATGAAAACTTCACTCATTTCCTCAAGGAAATATTTGATGATGGTGTATGGGATGAATATGTAAAGAACCATCCTACCGAATTACAGCATATGCTGTACAGCTTCAGTCTACAGAAATGCTCTGCTAGCAGGGAGGCGGTTTACATACATTGCTACTACAACTTGACCAGAGTGGCAAACTCCAAAAAGGACATCTCCCACTTCTTCAAAAACGCAAAAGGAGCTGTGTGGTGTGATGGGATGATCATGATTACATATGAGAAAATGAAGAGCTTTTTTGACTACAGTatcaaaaatataatttgtgCTTTGAGGGAAATTCTTGACAAGCCTGAGATAGCCAAAGTCAAGTACATTTTGCTTGTGGGGGGCTTTGCATCTAGCGTCATCTTGAGAGATGCAATCAGTCAGGCCTTTGGTGAGAAGTATCATATCTTTTGCCCACTGGAGGTACAAGTAGCCGTTGCAAAAGGGGCTGTTTTATTTGGAGTCAATCCAGATATTGTTGCCTCAAGAGTCAGTGCTTGGACATATGGCCTAGCAGTAACTCAGGAATTTGATGCTACCATCCATGACTTCCGTAAAAAAAGGGTCTCAAAAGCTGATGGCTATACTTATTCAGTAGATATCTTCAAGAAATTGGTGGGAATTGGGGACACAGTGAATATAAATGAAGTTGCCCACTATTATTTTCATCCAACAGAACCAGATCAGACAAGTGTACACTTTTCTTTCCATGGTACAGAAAAGCAGGATGCTCTGTATGTAGATGAGGAAGAGATAGAACGTCTTGGCTCCTGTATAGTGCCAATGCCAGACACAACGCTGGGGAAGAAACTCAAACTGAAGCTGGATATTAAATTTGGGCTCACTGAATTTAAAGCCACATGTACTGATGTTACTTCCAACGAAAGTCAGACAGTGATGATAGATTTTTTATCTGTGTAA
- the RRP7A gene encoding ribosomal RNA-processing protein 7 homolog A translates to MAAAVPRVAGAAPPGYTALAVKFGERQRSPHYLLVKEHQVREGAGAVHPPRRTLFVLNVPPYCGPDALSRLFARCGHVQSVDVCEKPEPGEKKEKLTSKYFNRKPVTGFHVAYVVFRKPSGVQAAKALSQEGPLLISTESHPVKTGISKWIANYGASVVDQEELKAEVDAYMQDYDEKIAEEEAKAAEEEGVPDEEGWVKVTRKGRKPGLPRTEAASLRVLEREKQKRARKELLNFYAWQHRESKREHIAQLRKKFEEDKQRIALMRAQRKFRPY, encoded by the exons ATGGCGGCCGCCGTGCCGCGTGTGGCCGGAGCGGCGCCGCCGGGGTACACGG CTCTGGCGGTGAAGTTCGGAGAGCGACAGCGCTCGCCCCACTACCTGCTGGTGAAGGAGCACCAGGTGCGGGAAGGGGCCGGCGCCGTGCACCCGCCGCGCCGTACTCTCTTCGTCCTCAACGTCCCCCCGTACTGCGGGCCG GACGCTCTGTCGAGGCTGTTCGCCCGCTGCGGGCACGTCCAGTCGGTGGATGTCTGTGAGAAGCCAGAgccaggagagaagaaagaaaagctgacatCCAAATACTTCAACCGCAAACCAGTAACG GGATTTCACGTAGCATACGTGGTGTTCAGGAAGCCATCTGGTGTCCAGGCAGCCAAGGCCCTGTCACAGGAAGGTCCCTTGCTGATATCAACAGAGAGTCACCCTGTGAAAACTGGCATTAGCA AGTGGATCGCCAACTATGGGGCCTCAGTCGTGGATCAGGAGGAGCTGAAGGCTGAGGTGGACGCCTACATGCAAGACTACGATGAAAAGATAGCAGAG GAAGAAGCCAAAGCGGCCGAGGAGGAGGGTGTCCCAGATGAGGAAGGCTGGGTGAAGGTGACGCGGAAGGGCCGGAAGCCCGGCCTGCCCCGGACAGAGGCTGCCAGCCTGCgggtgctggagagagagaagcagaaaagggcCCGCAAAGAGCTGCTCAATTTCTATGCCTGGCAGCATCGCGAGTCCAAGAGAGAGC ACATTGCCCAGTTGAGGAAGAAATTTGAGGAGGACAAGCAGAGAATCGCGCTGATGCGAGCCCAGCGCAAGTTCCGGCCGTACTGA
- the POLDIP3 gene encoding polymerase delta-interacting protein 3 isoform X1 yields the protein MSGSRSLRLIVGPRDKMADLSLDELIRKRGVMVKGRLNTRPVFGGVRSRIGIQQNLLNRSSPAVSFQRTFDARQKIGLTDARHKLGVKDAREKLIQKDARFKIKGKVQDAREMLNSRKQQSVAAEKVTKVVDAREKISLKRSTPAAISPTMGTVNPAVKITKTIQQKAPVPGHSHPAGMRINVVNNHTHKQGLYDMEDDDESVSPLPSKQMKITTTNSFLHNATGLSGNKFSLSKTVPLTKVVQNDTYTAPPAPPSPMRTKALTNMSRTLVTKEEPPKEPAPVELAFSPLEGTKMTVNNLHPRVTEEDIVELFCVCGALKRARLVHPGVAEVVFVKKEDAITAYKKYNNRCLDGQPMKCNLHMNGNVITSDQPILLRLSDTPSVKKEGEPCRSSASTASNPPAEVDPDTILKALFKSSGVSASVQPTEFKIKL from the exons ATGTCCGGGTCTCGCTCGCTGCGTCTCATCGTTGGGCCCCGCGACAAGATGGCGGACCTCTCTCTGGACGAGCTCATACGGAAACGCGGTGTGATGGTGAAAGGGAG actTAACACAAGGCCAGTGTTTGGAGGTGTAAGATCTCGCATTGGGATCCAGCAAAATCTTCTCAATAGGTCATCACCAGCTGTCAGCTTCCAGCGGACATTTGATGCCCGGCAGAAGATAGGACTCACTGATGCCCGTCACAAACTGGGGGTTAAAGATGCCCGTGAAAAACTGATTCAAAAGGACGCTCGGTTCAAAATCAAAGGGAAGGTGCAGGATGCTCGAGAGATGTTGAATTCCCGTAAGCAGCAAAGTGTTGCTGCTGAAAAGGTGACCAAAGTGGTGGATGCCAGAGAGAAGATCAGCTTAAAAAGGAGCACTCCAGCTGCTATCAGCCCAACGATGGGGACAGTAAATCCAGCTGTGAAAATCACCAAAACTATCCAA CAGAAAGCTCCAGTTCCTGGACACTCTCATCCAGCAGGAATGAGGATCAATGTGGTGAACAACCATACACACAAACAG GGTCTGTATGACATGGAAGATGATGATGAAAGTGTCTCTCCCCTTCCTAGCAAACAGATGAAAATCACCACCACAAACAGTTTCCTGCACAACGCG aCCGGGCTGAGTGGCAATAAATTCTCTCTGTCCAAGACTGTTCCCCTGACTAAAGTGGTCCAGAATGATACGTACACAGCTCCACCTGCACCtccctctcctatgaggacaaaGGCCTTGACAAACATGTCCCGGACCTTAGTGACAAAGGAGGAGCCTCCAAAAGAACCGGCACCTGTTGAG CTGGCGTTCAGTCCTTTGGAAGGCACAAAGATGACCGTAAACAATCTGCATCCTCGAGTCACAGAGGAAGACATTGTT GAGCTGTTCTGTGTGTGCGGCGCTCTGAAGCGAGCCCGGCTGGTGCACCCTGGAGTGGCTGAGGTAGTATTCGTGAAGAAAGAAGATGCCATCACAGCGTATAAGAAATACAACAACAGGTGTTTAGATG GTCAACCAATGAAATGCAATCTTCATATGAACGGGAATGTCATCACCTCAGATCAACCTATATTGCT CCGATTGAGTGATACCCCCTCAgtgaagaaggaaggggaaCCATGCCGGTCAAGTGCAAGCACCGCCTCAAATCCCCCAGCTGAGGTGGACCCTGACACTATCTTGAAGGCACTCTTCAAATCCTCAGGGGTCTCTGCCTCTGTGCAGCCCACAGAATTCAAAATTAAACTCTGA
- the POLDIP3 gene encoding polymerase delta-interacting protein 3 isoform X2, with product MSGSRSLRLIVGPRDKMADLSLDELIRKRGVMVKGRLNTRPVFGGVRSRIGIQQNLLNRSSPAVSFQRTFDARQKIGLTDARHKLGVKDAREKLIQKDARFKIKGKVQDAREMLNSRKQQSVAAEKVTKVVDAREKISLKRSTPAAISPTMGTVNPAVKITKTIQKAPVPGHSHPAGMRINVVNNHTHKQGLYDMEDDDESVSPLPSKQMKITTTNSFLHNATGLSGNKFSLSKTVPLTKVVQNDTYTAPPAPPSPMRTKALTNMSRTLVTKEEPPKEPAPVELAFSPLEGTKMTVNNLHPRVTEEDIVELFCVCGALKRARLVHPGVAEVVFVKKEDAITAYKKYNNRCLDGQPMKCNLHMNGNVITSDQPILLRLSDTPSVKKEGEPCRSSASTASNPPAEVDPDTILKALFKSSGVSASVQPTEFKIKL from the exons ATGTCCGGGTCTCGCTCGCTGCGTCTCATCGTTGGGCCCCGCGACAAGATGGCGGACCTCTCTCTGGACGAGCTCATACGGAAACGCGGTGTGATGGTGAAAGGGAG actTAACACAAGGCCAGTGTTTGGAGGTGTAAGATCTCGCATTGGGATCCAGCAAAATCTTCTCAATAGGTCATCACCAGCTGTCAGCTTCCAGCGGACATTTGATGCCCGGCAGAAGATAGGACTCACTGATGCCCGTCACAAACTGGGGGTTAAAGATGCCCGTGAAAAACTGATTCAAAAGGACGCTCGGTTCAAAATCAAAGGGAAGGTGCAGGATGCTCGAGAGATGTTGAATTCCCGTAAGCAGCAAAGTGTTGCTGCTGAAAAGGTGACCAAAGTGGTGGATGCCAGAGAGAAGATCAGCTTAAAAAGGAGCACTCCAGCTGCTATCAGCCCAACGATGGGGACAGTAAATCCAGCTGTGAAAATCACCAAAACTATCCAA AAAGCTCCAGTTCCTGGACACTCTCATCCAGCAGGAATGAGGATCAATGTGGTGAACAACCATACACACAAACAG GGTCTGTATGACATGGAAGATGATGATGAAAGTGTCTCTCCCCTTCCTAGCAAACAGATGAAAATCACCACCACAAACAGTTTCCTGCACAACGCG aCCGGGCTGAGTGGCAATAAATTCTCTCTGTCCAAGACTGTTCCCCTGACTAAAGTGGTCCAGAATGATACGTACACAGCTCCACCTGCACCtccctctcctatgaggacaaaGGCCTTGACAAACATGTCCCGGACCTTAGTGACAAAGGAGGAGCCTCCAAAAGAACCGGCACCTGTTGAG CTGGCGTTCAGTCCTTTGGAAGGCACAAAGATGACCGTAAACAATCTGCATCCTCGAGTCACAGAGGAAGACATTGTT GAGCTGTTCTGTGTGTGCGGCGCTCTGAAGCGAGCCCGGCTGGTGCACCCTGGAGTGGCTGAGGTAGTATTCGTGAAGAAAGAAGATGCCATCACAGCGTATAAGAAATACAACAACAGGTGTTTAGATG GTCAACCAATGAAATGCAATCTTCATATGAACGGGAATGTCATCACCTCAGATCAACCTATATTGCT CCGATTGAGTGATACCCCCTCAgtgaagaaggaaggggaaCCATGCCGGTCAAGTGCAAGCACCGCCTCAAATCCCCCAGCTGAGGTGGACCCTGACACTATCTTGAAGGCACTCTTCAAATCCTCAGGGGTCTCTGCCTCTGTGCAGCCCACAGAATTCAAAATTAAACTCTGA